The genomic interval AGATTTATTGGGAGtatcctatttttgttctcatAGGATCCTATGAACTCAATGGCAATAATATGTGATGCAAAGCTTCGGGAGCTTTTTGGATGTGAAAGCATTTCTGCACTGGGTATATCAGAGATGTTGGCACGCCATCATCTATTCAAGCAATGCTGATTTCTGGTCATATGAACTGGTTAGTCCTAAAATGAACTTAAAGTGATCATCTTCTTGGagctaatttttatattctgtCAGTTTATAGCTTGTTAACTGTCTTGCCATCTTCTGCTATTGCTCGCTTTTGTGTCTATGTGTTGGTTTCACACTTGCGTCCCCCATCAGTTTCACTCATTCAGAATTacaaggctttttttttttcacctatGCTTGGCTGAATAATGCTATCTTCCATTTAATGTCTTGCAGGTTTGAAGTGATACTGCCGTCTAGTTATTTGTGATGCCATGGAAGATGCCCAATGAACATGTTGGCCTATATGTTgttgttctctttatttttaggTTCCTTTTGTTTATTGACTTGGTAGTTGTGATGCTTTGGGCGACTTGTTTATTTACAACTAGAATGTAAAAATGTACATTGGCAAGTGGAAACAGATGTTTTGTAATTATCCCATGAGCCTGGTTGAGATTTTGTTGTCAATCTAGAGTTATTATCCCTTGCAAATGTCTAACCTTCCTAGGCTGCATAGAAGTTGAAGTTTATTGGAGTAATAAGTTCTGTCGGCTTCCTGGCACCAGAGCCTTTGATGTGCATTTCAGTATCTCTTCTTCTCATGGACATAGAATTGATTAATCATGTTTCACATCCTGTTGACTTGGTCAGATGGGCAGAATTACGGATGAAGCGTGATATGATGTTATGGGCTGTGCCTGTTTCATGGATATGTAAACCCCAAGGCTTTGtttctttcatcttcatttCGAATTTTGTTTCTTATAATGACCAATATGCAACGGTTGTTACATTGATGCTAGATTATGTGAAGCTGCAAGTTCTGTACATATCAATGAAGACTATATGATCGATCATCATCTGTTTTAGAAGCCATTTCCATTTGATTCTTCCTGACAAGATTCAGGCTTTGCTGCATTGTTGATTTGCCTCAAGGGAAGTCACTTTTGCAAGTAGAGGCACCAGGTGGTATGATTTGGATCTTATGCTATGGCTTCTTGCAAAAGAGCCTTGGAAACAAGAGTAAGGCTATCATGAGGAGAAGAGCCAGCAGGAGATATATTGATCTCTTCATATTACCCTTGAACACTGCATTGGATCCAATCTTGTCCATTACAGTCATCCAAGAACCCATCATTTTCTGccaaaaatacaaatgagaGTTGATTATACAGTCTCTTGGCAAAATTGTGTCGTAGATGTATCTTTGTCAATTTGTCGCTTACCAATCTAAGAGGTTCAATGTGAAGCAGTGGCTCCATGAACATCTCCACATTCCTAAGTCATCCATGTAACAGCCCAATGATAAGTTTAGAATTATTGTTAATACGTGCAAATTCATTAAATGCTAtcctattttggtttttttgctAGAGAAAAGGGCAATGAGATTATGTTTTGACTTTTGTTAGCAAAAAGGATTAAACTAGTGCCAAGAGATCATTGCATGCAAAATGAGCATTGCCTAATTCCTATCTGGCTCATGAGGCTAGATTTTATGCTGGCCAATTTAATACTTTGTTGTTTATGGTATATATGAGAATTATCTCAAGTCATTGTGGAtaacaattataaaaattattagtgaTTGTAATATTAACATCTTTACTTTTTAACTCTCCTTTAAGAATAACGGATGACTATTCAAATTTATATAGGGatataactcaaaattgaaatctctaatttcatttaaacctaattttttttagaatggCAAGTGACTATCCATGTGGAGTGACTCcatataatcttttttttttttttatgtgattattACTTTCCTCACCTTATCATAACTTTCCCTTGGTAGGCATGGCACATGTACAAGCTGAAACCTTTCCCTAGAGGTACATGAGTCTTGTTGCATTCTGCAGGAAAAAGGGGAAAAGCTAAACAAGCACGCAGATCTCGTATCGCAAAATGCCTgcaaaagaagataaatttcttcaaaaaaattagGAGGACAAACCTAAACTCCAAGAAACACCAACATTCATCCCATCATGAAGTGTGGGTTGCACCACAAACTGAATGCTAGTTCCCATGTTTTTCATCAGAGTGGAGAAGAAATCCAACACTTGCTGCAAGAAAACAACCCCGGCCAAATCAACTAAACAGATTGTCTATGACCACAAAATATCAACCCATCTTACATAAAACCAAGTGAAGGTGCTAATTTTGAACGCACCTTCTTCCCATAGAAGGGTTGAAACGTGGAGATGAAGTTGGATAGGCACTGGCATTCTTCCTCGATTATATCAGACAACTCGCTGATATTTCTGTGTTTTATTGCAGTATAAAGCTTAAGAACCGCCTCCAAAGCGCCGTTATCTTCCTCTCCTGATCCTGAATCTTTGGCGCTCAACGCCGCCATTGATATGCCTCCGTACCTTGAGCAGAAGCTGAATTGAATGAAATCTTTGCGGAGCAATAATGGTAAATGAACGACGGCGGAAATATTTGCTTTGTGAGGAGAGTTTTTGAGATGACATTTCAGACTGAGACAAGGAGTGTATGAAGTTCTTGCTCCACAGACCAATAATGGGAGTGACGCTGAGATCATTTTTTACAGCTGAATGTGGTGGAGGAGGAGGGCATTGGGCATACCCATCtgaatgtatatatgtttggaaTTCACTCAATTAACAGGGCCAAGATCCAAGAATGCATATGTCTTGTAGAAGAAGAATACTGAGAAAGGCTTCAAACGTATGCAAACGAATAAAGAAAGCAAGCAACGTAGTATGGCAGCAAGCTAGGGATCTTTCCTGACCTGACAGTTGCAGCAAAGGCAATGAACGGAACAAAAGGAAGTTGGCACATTCTATTCTATATATTTAGTTATCCAAAAAAGGCCAAAACAATAGAACCCATGCTTCcataattaaacatttttcttccctttttttgttttaaaatacataaaatcaaacaaaattaaattaaattgatctgaataataataataataataataataattatatgctTCAATACTCTAGTTTTACATGTATATTGTGTGTGCTGTGCTCGACTTCTGATATTGTATTTGGGCAACAGGTGGCATTCTGTCTGTATGTATTGGGCCAAGTTTTACTTTTTCACGTCTCAGTTGTTGAGATTGGGCCTCAGGTTCTCATAAAGATGGTTGTTTTAGTTGGGCCTACACTGTGTTAAAAGGACACTATAAAGGAAGGGTCTTCGATGTTTTGGACTACTAAGGTCGTTGAAGTACCCAACATCAacagcgagcgagagagagagagaggggtgatTGATTCAATGGCGGAAGATTTGGTGTTAGACACAGCGATCAGAGACTGGGTGCTGATCCCTCTATCGGTGGTGATGGTTCTGATCGGAGTTCTTCGCTACTTCGTCTCCAAGCTCATGCGCTCTTCTCAGAACCCCGATGCCAAGATCGTCAAAGaagggtctctctctctctctctctctctctctctctctacacgtatatatgtatagccCTACGTGCgaatttgatttttctaatgTCATATTCCTTATGGGTCATTCAGGCAGGTTATAATTAGGGCTAGAAATCTACGAGCTGGCGCGAATTTCATTCCTGCTAAGTCGTTTCGAGCTCGTAGGGCTTACTTCAGCAACGAGGTTcgctttcattctttctttttgttcgtTAAGTTTGTTGgaagaaattttaatttatcgtCTCAGGTTGACAAGAGGATAAAAggattgattttttatttaggttAAACTGGAAATTAATTGAATTCAAGCTTACGGCGCCTTgtagattgattttttttttttattttagttggtAATAGCTGTTGGAATTCAGTTATGGCGCTCTTGTTCTCATCAAAGCAAGCATTGTTAGCTatctaaaatgaaaatatgaagCCCGGCGCTAGAATCTTCAATTTGCCTTCAATAGTGGAAGTGATTTTGCTGCATTAATGGCTAATTTTCTACCAAATACCACGAGTTTCTGTATTTTAGATCCTATATGGTTTATAGGAATCATGATTAGTTTTATAGACAGAAATATAGTGATGGAGGCGACATTGGATAATGGCAACTTGGGTCAGCACGTAAACTGATTTAGgtccaataaataaatgaagcTTCTTTCAATATATCTTGACCTTAAATGTATGTGATACTTTCTAATCTTTGAAACAAATAGGCTTGGAGTCTACATAAACATTTTGAGGATTTTACATGTAATATTGCAGGAGACTGGTTTACTTCATGTCCCCAAGGGCCAGGCACAGAATGCACAGGCACAAATGTTTTCTGATCCAAACATGGCCATGGATATGATGAAGAAAAATCTTTCAATGATCATACCCCAGGTGCTGAATTTCTGTGTGGTTTTTCATCTTTTCTTCGTTGTGTACTCCTTTTCCTTTTGGGTTGCACTTGCTTGGGTATATTGCTTGTTTGCTGTTTTATATACTTATTTACTTTTCCGTTTGTTGGCCAGACTCTTACATTTGCCTGGgttaacttcttcttctctggaTTTGTAGCAGGTCAGTCTTTTTATCTCATTGAACTATAAGAAACATAAGAATTTGGTCTATTGGCCCATATCAAATTCATCCCTTTATGTTTCCAATAACTTGCTTATATGTTACTCGTATGCTTTGTATGTTTCTTTCTTGTGTTTTCCTGGATTGCTTGTCTTCAATCtactgtttttgttttcttttgccttttggttCCAAAATTGAAGAGAGTGCTTCTGCTTACATACATATTTCACATGTAATCCTTGAGTCTTCCAACCACATATGTCAGTGTGTGTGCATATTGATGTTATTAAGAATATATGTGCCTAATTTCTGTCTCTCCAGCAAAGATACCTTTTCCACTGACTCAGAGGTTTAGATCAATGCTGCAAAATGGTATTGACTTGAGCACTGTGGATGTTAGCTATGTCAGCAGTCGCTCATGgtacttcttcttctagctctTCAACTGTCTTTGGCATCTAATGTAACATTATTTTATTGGCTAAAAGTAGCTGGTTGCTAACGGCGTTTTTTTGGTCaggtattttctaaatttgtttgGATTACGGGGTTTATTTAGTCTTATCTTGGGAGAGGAAAATGGTTAGTGTCATTTGACCTTTGAATCTATATTATGTTTCAACCTGTTCAGGTTTACACCTCAATCATCTTTTAATGAGGTCTGATTGTTAGTTTACAGTTTTGCAATTTCCATGAATactaattttttagaaattgaCCTAATATTCTATTGCAGCCGTGGATGATACGCAGCGTATGATGCAAATGAGTGGATTTGGTTTTGATCCTAGCAAGGTTTGTTTTTCTCCAATGTTCCTTTTATTGACTTTACATGTTTAAGCAGAACTTGAAAGTATACAAGCTTGAAAGATTCccatttttttgcttttcctCTCAGACAACTCTCTTACATGGTATTTATTCTGTGTCATGAAAACTGTAGTTAGGTGATGTAGTATGTGTCCAAGCTCTGGCTTCATTCCACGGTTAACTGGGGGATGTTTTTGAAAGTCCCTTTTGAACTTGTTGGGTGAACCACAGCTGAGTTTGATGGAGGTCATCTAGCTTCTAgggaattttttttctcttagtAGGTAAATATCACTATACATCTTGGCAATGGAGATGGCAGCCATTTTGGATTGGTTAAGAAGTTTGTTTCTTTAAAGATTTTACTAATAATGAGGATTGTTAAAATATGAGTAACTGATGTGAGGATATTAAGTTAGACGTGTGGCcatacaagagaaaataaaattaaaaaatgaaattatacatAATAAGGTTAGAGTGATgcctattaaagataaaatgcGTGAAACAGATGAAAATGATTTGACCATGTCATGTATGAAAAGAAGCTATTTAGATGCATCTGTGAGGCTCATGGATGgagtagaagaaatttatagtaagagagagaggaagaccaaagaaaatttGATAGGGAGCCCTTAAACACGATATGAGGTATAACGACCTTGCAAAGTATATGTCCATGGATATAAATGGTTTGAAAATCAGAATTCATGAAGCAGATTCGAGTGGAGTAGTTGTTGTGAAGATGAGGGCTGCATGGGCCAGTTGGGCACAATTTGGAGTCTTATATGTACATCCAAACTCTAGACCCTTAGTTCATTTTGTAAGTTACTAGTGTCTGTGCAGAGATTCAATGCTGATATGGTGGACAAGTTCTTCTTTAAGTATCAATAAGTGGCTTGTATCCTGTTGCATGCAGTAATGTTGATAAAAATCTCAAAGTCTTAAGGCTTCTAAGCTGCCTATTGTGGATCAAAAGAAGTGTGTGATCCCTGTCTTTTATCAGATTTTTTCTAGTTCTATGTGTCTTATCTTTGTTTTATGCAATAAAGGCCCTCTTAGGTAGAGGCTCCTTTTGTTAGTTTTTAGTATAAAGGTGGTTGTGGACATTCAGCAGTTTTCTCATGTCAGGATTCTTGTTGTAATACTAGTTTCCAAGATGAACAAGCtcatatttttagaaaatgtaaTGAACATACTTATctgaaaataatagtaatattaataagatGGGTTGATAAAGTTGCGCTCATGGAAGGTGCTGCTATGGAGTTCTAGGTAGATTGATTTGGTAACCTCCCAGTTGCCACCAACAGACTTTTTACTTGGACTGTTTGGTCAAACATTGGTTAATGGGAAAAAAGGCACCGgtttatctttctcttttttatcaTCCATCGGGTTATCTGAATGAGATGGGGGTGGAAATATCTATAAAACTAGCCATCGGGTTTATCTTGATTCACTAACACAAAGGCCATGGTTTCAGCATTAGATATGCGGTTCAGATTCTGATATTGGAATTAAGTATGTGCTCAAAAGACTAATTGTTACGAGGAAATCCTGTTCTTTTGAATTGAAGACTGCTTTCAAACAAGTGGATTGAGTTTTaggaaaattggaattttttcttttttagttgcAGTATTATTTTCCCAAGAAAAGGGGCGTTCATGTCAAGATCACATGTAACGCCATCTTCTTGATTCTACCTGTGATCCTGAAGCATGGTAAACTGGCTCTCCCTGTTTGATTTTGGCTTTCCCCAGGGTGTTATTTCCTTGAACTAGATAAAAGGGGGCATCAACTGGTTGCTTTTTGTTTGTTATCAATCAGTTATCACTAGAAGGTACTAATGAAAGGAATGCATGAGGTTACTTGCTTTGCAAGGGTCAGGGAATATTTGTTTTTGGAAATAGTCTTACCCCTCTTTTTAAAGAGGCTGCTTAACTTGAATCCATGACCTTctaattaaaaaggaaaaacctACCATTGGTATCAGTGCTTGCCCTGCACTAGAGGGTACTAACACCttagatatttttgttttgaaccGCATAATCTTAAACAAGATGCTCATATTCCTACTTTTGTACATTTATGGGATGTTTCTTAACGTCAAATGTGATGACTAAAACCTGGAAAGAATAGAATGTTACTGCTTGGGCTTGTGAAATGTCTGAATGGGGGGTATGTGATGTACAACATTCAACGTACGCAAGCAACATTAGAACATTGTCTATACTTGATTGGTGAACTAGTacaaaaacattttaaagtaCAATCTCATATTTATCTCAATGGGCTTATTTGTATCTTATTGTCCCAGTTTGTTGGGCTTCCAAAATAAACCTAAATAAATACCTTTCAGCCCGATAACTGAGGTCAACCCCGCATCTTCCTTGTAAGCTTCAAACTTCAAAGTACATGAGTTTCTTAACATATTGATGCTCTCTTCTCTTCTAAGAGAAGCAATATAGTCAGAACAAATATACATCAGATATTAAGCTACTTTCTCTTTGATTATGATAGACTAGGATTAGAGTTCTTTGGTATTTATTACATTAGCTTTATATCACCTTTTGGATATGAAATGTGATTCATAAGAGTTCAGATCATGAATTGATTCTTATTTGACATTCTTTGTGCTGTTAATTTAGAGTTTGGGAGCTGAGAAAGACGGTCTTGACATAATTCAGCACGAATGGGCCCTGCCAAAATTTGAGCAGCGAGCCGAAGCAGCATTGAGAAAATTTGTGAGCTGATTGTGGGAAGATCTGATTTTCCTTCTGGGTCAGTTTTCCCATGGATTTTCATGCGACCTTCCATCCCGGTGAAACTGTTTACACCAGCAATGAACTCTTACCGTGCATGATACCAGCAATATATAACTCAGCTCTAGTCGCTTTCTCTCTTAACCTGGTTCTATTTAGAAACGCAAACTCTGCAGGTTTCTGCCTGTAACTGTAATAACTTCAGTTAGTCGCCTAATCTCAGAATTACAGCGATTGGCATGATGAACTGTTCCCTTAGTTGAACTGCAATGTACCGAATTCGATTGCTTTTTCAAGTCTATTTGTGTTTGTAATGGTTCACGTCCGGTAATCttgggggttggggggggggggggggggggggggggggcggtgtTGTTTGAGAATGGCCATGGGCAAGTTTAAACTTTGAGACTGACCAGCATCAAGCTGAGCTGTGGCAGCAGAAACAGTTGGGACCTTCTGAACCTTCACATCTGATGCTTATTGCTAAGGAAGGCGCAGAGCAGACAGCCCTTTTATAGTGGACCAGGACTGTGCGTTGATTTCAAAAGAATCGAAACGCATTTGCCTTGCCGACAAGTAATGATTCGAAGAAAAGAAACCATGCCCCCAAAAGAACTTTTGAGGTTGTTGTATTGCCCGCTGGCTTCATTCAACTGATTGAAATTCCGAGGTTGTTCTGTAGCCACTGGCTTCATTCAATTGATTGAGCACCCAGACATGCACGGCTGCTTTTTAGTTTCTTTCAAAGCAAGCCCTTTAATTCAACCGCAATCTTATGGGTGGGTGTAAACGCAAGTATCAATGATCAAAATTGAAAGACTTTGTTTTACTTTTGCGgtacaaaatgcaaaatgtaaTGATAATAGGCCCCATGTTATTAGAGGCTTTTATCAAAGGCATGACATCTGCTTGCTGCCACCTTCCACCTGAAAGTTGATGTGGCTTTGCCTTTGCCCATTACGGCATTACTTTAGCCATCTGATTCTGATTGATGGTTTGGTTTATATTTACTGGTATTAAAAGTCACTAATTCTCTTCTCTTCACTGTTCAtcattattattcttttattatgttaAAAGGAAATACAGCTTCCTTTTCCTGTTAGAAAAGCttttcatcttctcttcttcaattGAAGGCCCCATTTGAAAGTCACATTGAAGCGTCGTGTGAATGTGACATGTTCATTTCCTTTTTTGGCACCTAAATAAAGGGGCTTGCCCACTGCCCTCTGCCCGCCAATGGGGTCACCCATCTGGCCTAAATGAATCCGAATCAGAAGCAGCCATCCGGAATCCGGATCAGTGACTCTCTCTGTCTGTGACGCAGAACCAGAGATAAGTGCCACTTAAGACTTTCATCCCATAGCAAGAATACACGTGGCATGTGACTGTGTGTGGACCCCATATGTGGGGCCACTCTCCCACCGTCCACCTTTCAATCAGCCGTTTCCATCTTTACAGAATTCATTCATACATACACGTCAGACACAGCACATCAATATGGCCACACGGAATTGGGTGCACATTCACATGCACGCGAGCGAAGCAAAGGAACGGAAGGATCAACCAAATCTCAAGACATCACGCTCCGTCTG from Diospyros lotus cultivar Yz01 chromosome 8, ASM1463336v1, whole genome shotgun sequence carries:
- the LOC127808702 gene encoding uncharacterized protein LOC127808702 yields the protein MISASLPLLVCGARTSYTPCLSLKCHLKNSPHKANISAVVHLPLLLRKDFIQFSFCSRYGGISMAALSAKDSGSGEEDNGALEAVLKLYTAIKHRNISELSDIIEEECQCLSNFISTFQPFYGKKQVLDFFSTLMKNMGTSIQFVVQPTLHDGMNVGVSWSLECNKTHVPLGKGFSLYMCHAYQGKVMIRNVEMFMEPLLHIEPLRLKMMGSWMTVMDKIGSNAVFKGNMKRSIYLLLALLLMIALLLFPRLFCKKP
- the LOC127808696 gene encoding uncharacterized protein LOC127808696 (The sequence of the model RefSeq protein was modified relative to this genomic sequence to represent the inferred CDS: added 20 bases not found in genome assembly), whose translation is MAEDLVLDTAIRDWVLIPLSVVMVLIGVLRYFVSKLMRSSQNPDAKIVKEGQVIIRARNLRAGANFIPAKSFRARRAYFSNEETGLLHVPKGQAQNAQAQMFSDPNMAMDMTKKTSLLVVEVPNINSERERERGVIDSMAEDLVLDTAIRDWVLIPLSVVMVLIGVLRYFVSKLMRSSQNPDAKIVKEGQVIIRARNLRAGANFIPAKSFRARRAYFSNEETGLLHVPKGQAQNAQAQMFSDPNMAMDMMKKNLSMIIPQTLTFAWVNFFFSGFVAAKIPFPLTQRFRSMLQNGIDLSTVDVSYVSSRSWYFLNLFGLRGLFSLILGEENAVDDTQRMMQMSGFGFDPSKSLGAEKDGLDIIQHEWALPKFEQRAEAALRKFVS